The Rahnella aquatilis CIP 78.65 = ATCC 33071 genomic sequence GGTAGATTCGGCATCTATCATCTGGGTGACCAACGGCTATCAGGTAGCCAGTGCTGCAACGATGTTGATCTGCGCATCGCTGGGGTCAAGGATAGGGGAGCGGCGCTTCTATACGGCTGGCATGGTGCTGTTTACGCTGGCATCGCTGGGTTGTAGCCTCTCCCCGAGCTTCGGCATGCTGGTTACCATGCGCATACTCCAGGGGGTGAGCTATGCCGTCATGATCAGCGTCGGACTGGGCCTTTACCGGGTTATCTTTCCGCCGAATGCGTTGGGCACTATTTTAGGGCTGAATGCGCTGGCGTTTGCGGTGGGTACGGCCATCGGCCCTGCGTTAGGCGGCCTGATCATCTCGTATCTTGACTGGCCCTGGTTGTTCTATATCAATCTTCCGTTGGGTGCGCTTGCCATTGTGTTCTCGCTGATTTCTTTGGGCGTGGATACTGAGAAGGAAAAAGGGTTCGACTGGGGAGGTGCCGTCACGTCAGCCGCTGCCCTGGGTCTGATGGTCATCGCTGTCGATCAAATCGGGCGCTGGGACAGCCGGTTACTCCTGCTTTGTGGCGTTGCTTCGGTGGCGTTGCTTGCCATCTTTGTCAAAGCGCAGACGCGTTCAAAGAGCCCGTTGCTGCCCCTCGATATCTTTCATTCCCGGCGCTATACCTTCGCGGTGATCTCTTCCGTCTCAATGTTTGTGGCCCAGGGGATGGCGCTGGTCGGTTTGCCCTTTGTACTGCAACACGCCTATCACTATTCCGTGCTGGAGTCGGCGTTCATTTTTACACCGTGGCCGGTTGCCGTTGCAATCTGCGCCCCGGTGGCGGGCAGGCTGTCCAATCGTTTAAATCCTACTCAGATATCGACAGTCGGCGTGGTGATTTTCTGCCTGGGCTT encodes the following:
- a CDS encoding DHA2 family efflux MFS transporter permease subunit, which translates into the protein MSLVSSSTLEQGFEAPRRYLAAAAILIGVIMAALDSSIVNISLPSIAGALQVDSASIIWVTNGYQVASAATMLICASLGSRIGERRFYTAGMVLFTLASLGCSLSPSFGMLVTMRILQGVSYAVMISVGLGLYRVIFPPNALGTILGLNALAFAVGTAIGPALGGLIISYLDWPWLFYINLPLGALAIVFSLISLGVDTEKEKGFDWGGAVTSAAALGLMVIAVDQIGRWDSRLLLLCGVASVALLAIFVKAQTRSKSPLLPLDIFHSRRYTFAVISSVSMFVAQGMALVGLPFVLQHAYHYSVLESAFIFTPWPVAVAICAPVAGRLSNRLNPTQISTVGVVIFCLGLGSLALLPQMATVNDFLWRVAVCGIGYGLFLPPNNKEMFSNVAANRTVTASGVLSTARTAGQSIGAALVAMVIALLNGLTGEAGAQFAVYVFGLACLISALSSVSSMLRLHR